One Cryptococcus neoformans var. grubii H99 chromosome 3, complete sequence genomic region harbors:
- a CDS encoding alpha-1,6-mannosyltransferase encodes MTSLHVVVSPYTKVEETPALPAVHDILAHGTGLDALQQYDHIVYPGPVARSMIPNLLLAAFTYPLSLVTGIRQGLPLQVLIRLVQSFFFSASLVHLSNSISRYYQSQLTSQLFLILSLTQFHIPYYAGRTLPNFTALPFTLFGISLIMRPSRHSSRPRLGLTLISLTGTVARMEIAPIALALALTLIWERRFSVWQALSGGAYGGIIGLAMTSTIDTRFLSPSSYPCDWWPELSAAIFNIVHGKFKDWGVMPWWHYLPALCKLCLASAPLALVGCYISLRQSEREREMLKILLGPVMGLVGTLSMVKHKEWRFVVYAVPLINIIAARGACFLWSRQSIPLQLLSKPIQLQGLFIKAIVLLLCFCNIGATIFFSSISRLNYPGGEIGQALVDLAIEKKQMITGRPLSMNKAWFSASALHSGVTLFILPEDQELVDLGLEISRPESAYERCTYPFGNSPKELWDDGYMWVVNDEWEEFERCGEEGTWGWKVVKRVTGYGGIDKDGVKMTTRLAIMERKYN; translated from the exons ATGACCTCTCTACACGTCGTCGTCTCCCCTTATACCAAGGTGGAAGAAACACCAGCTCTCCCTGCGGTTCATGATATTCTGGCTCACGGGACTGGCTTAGATGCACTGCAACAA TATGATCACATCGTCTACCCTGGCCCAGTAGCACGCTCCATGATACCCAACTTACTACTGGCTGCCTTTACTTATCCACTTTCTTTGGTGACAGGAATTCGCCAAGGTTTACCTCTGCAGGTTTTGA TACGCTTAGTTCAgagctttttcttctcagCAAGCCTGGTGCACTTGTCCAACTCAATCAGCCGATACTATCAGTCACAATTGACATCGCAACTGTTCCTCATACTTTCACTGACACAATTCCACATACCCTACTATGCTGGACGGACTTTGCCCAATTTTACGGCGCTACCCTTCA CGCTATTTGGGATATCATTGATCATGCGTCCTTCTAGACATTCAAGTAGACCCCGACTAGGACTGACTCTTATCTCTCTCACCGGAACGGTCGCCAGAATGGAAATCGCACCCATCGCCCTGGCTTTGGCGTTGACTCTGATCTGGGAGAGACGTTTTTCTGTATGGCAGGCATTAAGTGGTGGAGCTTATGGAGGAATCATCGGTCTAG CAATGACATCTACAATCGACACCAGATTTCTATCTCCAAGCTCCTATCCTTGTGACTGGTGGCCAGAACTTTCCGCTGCAATATTTAACATCGTGCACGGAAAATTCAAAGACTGGGGTGTGATGCCATGGTGGCATTACCTACCTGCTCTATGCAAGCTTTGTCTGGCCAGCGCCCCTTTGGCTCTGGTTGGTTGCTATATCAGTTTGAGACAGAGTGAgcgggagagggagatgtTGAAGATCTTGTTAGGGCCAGTGATGGGGTTGGTAGGGACTTTGAGTATGGTAAAGCACAAG GAATGGCGATTCGTAGTCTATGCTGTACCTCTTATCAACATCATTGCTGCCCGAGGAGCTTGTTTTCTTTGGTCACGCCAGAGTATACCTCTCCAGCTTTTGTCAAAACCTATCCAACTGCAAGGTTTGTTCATAAAAGCAATTGTTCTGTTGCTATGTTTTTGCAACATTGGCGCAACTATCTTTTTCAGCTCCATCAGTCGTCTCAATTACCCCGGAGGTGAGATTGGACAAGCTTTGGTCGATCTCGCCATCGAAAAGAAGCAGATGATAACTGGACGTCCTCTATCGATGAACAAAGCGTGGTTTTCGGCTTCTGCTCTTCATTCTGGTGTGAcgctcttcattcttcctgAGGACCAGGAGCTCGTCGATCTAGGGCTGGAGATTTCTCGACCTGAATCGGCTTATGAACGCTGTACATATCCATTTGGAAATTCTCCCAAAGAGCTGTGGGACGACGGATATATGTGGGTGGTCAATGATGAGTGGGAAGAATTTGAGAGATgtggggaagaaggtacatggggatggaaggtTGTTAAACGGGTAACGGGATATGGCGGGATAGATAAAGACGGTGtgaagatgacgacgagGCTGGCGATCATGGAACGGAAGTATAATTGA
- a CDS encoding cystathionine beta-lyase, whose amino-acid sequence MTTPSTPGESSLATSVYSLAPKSPVEVHKERVANWRFSTICANVDGKDQYGASSTPIYQTATFKGMDGQYDYTRSGNPTRGALENHLARLYGATQTFALSTGMTCLDTILRLVRPGETVLAGDDLYGGTNRLLTYLGTHGGVDVRHVDTTDVDKVIPHLGPGNNVKMVLLESPTNPLLKIADLQAIADAVHSAAPNALIVVDNTMMSPYLQRPLEIGADIVYDSATKYLSGHHDLMAGIIAASRPDICKDIAFIINSVGSGLAPFDSFLLLRGVKTMSLRMDRQMATAQLVALYLDSFGFLVHYPGLKSHPKRDIHYKQASGAGAVLSFVTGDKALSERIVGGTRLWGISVSFGAVNSLISMPCLMSHASISAAVRAERGLPENLIRLCVGIEDPRDLVDDLEHSLLQAGAIVPNLQYTPLSQAEAAELYAKDGEAWILERAKGFKRPSTESITVDKLVSSVKQSLGFSTPSKEYKTIDEDIAVSAPGKVILFGEHAVVHGVTAVASSVDLRCFSVLSPRRDGKIGLEVPNIGVELEWEISKLPWNLLPVHANGDRHVADQELDTALLQAVEGAVNTHVEVGKTGIGACVAFLYLYMMISGEETNALSVTFTASSNLPISAGLGSSAAYSTCVAASFLLARQHLTIPSADRLPKEDTDLVDGWAFLAEKVLHGNPSGIDNAVSVRGGAVAFTRSVGGKQGGMDGLFGFSSVRLLLTNTLIPRDTKTLVAGVSAKRLAEPQAVNSILDSIQAISDEARSLLGGGKPVERFILVKRLEALIKENHEYLVKLGVSHPSLEMIVAATAQAPFELATKLTGAGGGGCALTLIPDAFPESSLNELIQTLEGHGFQPHLTTLGGPGLGVLTIPSKLGQASDQLRDAVRTHDEGEGMVVPKRAGLREADKEGLHAWAERLGRWVYA is encoded by the exons ATGACCACCCCTTCAACACCGGGCGAAAGCTCGCTCGCCACGTCTGTCTATTCTCTCGCCCCAAAGTCTCCAGTGGAAGTACATAAGGAACGAGTCGCCAACTGGCgcttctccaccatctgCGCTAATGTCGATGGCAAGGACCAGTATGGAGCTAGCTCAACTCCCATCTACCAGACTGCCACCTTCAAGGGTATGGACGGGCAATATGACTACACCAGGTCTGGGAACCCCACAAGAGGCGCTCTTG AAAACCATCTTGCAAGATTGTACGGAGCCACTCAAACATTTGCCTTGTCTACTGGTATGACTTGTCTTGACACGATCTTGCGACTTGTTAGGCCAGGGGAAACCGTTCTGGCCGGCGACGACTTGTACGGAGGTACCAACCGACTTTTGACATACCTCGGGACGCATGGCGGTGTCGATGTCAGGCATGTTGATACTACAGATGTGGACAAGGTAATCCCTCACCTTGGACCAGGAAACAATGTCAAGATGGTTCTTTTAGAATCCCCTACGAACCCTCTGTTGAAAATTGCCGACCTGCAAGCAATTGCCGACGCTGTTCACTCTGCTGCCCCTAACGCTTTGATTGTGGTTGACAACACTATGATGTCTCCTTATCTGCAACGGCCACTTGAGATTGGTGCCGATATTGTTTACGACTCCGCTACCAAATATCTCTCAGGTCATCACGATCTTATGGCTGGTATCATTGCAGCTTCTCGACCCGATATCTGCAAAGACATTGCATTCATTATTAACTCTGTTGGATCCGGCCTTGCTCCTTTCGactctttccttttgctcCGTGGCGTCAAGACCATGTCTCTCAGGATGGACAGGCAGATGGCCACTGCTCAACTTGTGGCTCTTTACCTTGATTCATTTGGCTTCTTGGTCCACTACCCTGGTCTCAAGAGCCATCCTAAGAGGGATATCCACTACAAACAGGCCTCTGGTGCTGGTGCGGTGTTAAGCTTCGTTACTGGCGACAAGGCTCTTAGCGAACGGATCGTCGGGGGGACAAGGCTGTGGGGTATCAGTGTGTCTTTCGGAGCTGTCAACAGTTTGATCAGTATGCCATGTTTAATGTC TCACGCCTCCATTTCCGCTGCAGTTCGTGCTGAACGAGGGCTCCCAGAAAATCTTATTCGACTTTGCGTTGGTATCGAAGACCCTAGAGATCTTGTTGATGACTTGGAGCACTCGCTTCTCCAAGCAGGAGCTATCGTTCCCAATCTACAATATACCCCTCTCTCCCAGGCTGAGGCGGCAGAGTTGTACGCTAAGGACGGTGAAGCGTGGATCCTGGAACGTGCCAAGGGTTTCAAGCGGCCTTCTACTGAGTCCATTACTGTTGACAAGCTTGTCAGCAGCGTGAAGCAAAGTCTCGGTttctccaccccttccAAAGAGTACAAGACGATCGATGAAGACATCGCGGTTTCTGCCCCAGGCAAGGTTATTCTTTTCGGTGAGCACGCTGTCGTCCACGGCGTCACTGCCGTCGCGTCCAGCGTCGACCTCCGATGCTTTTCTGTCTTGTCTCCTCGTCGTGACGGAAAGATTGGATTGGAAGTACCCAATATTGGTGTGGAGCTCGAGTGGGAAATCAGCAAGCTTCCTTGGAATTTGCTTCCCGTGCACGCAAATGGCGATAGGCACGTCGCCGACCAGGAGCTTGACACGGCGTTGCTTCAAGCTGTGGAGGGTGCTGTCAACACTCATGTTGAAGTGGGTAAGACGGGCATAGGTGCCTGTGTGGCCTTCTTATATCTCTACATGATGATCTCAGGTGAAGAAACCAATGC TCTTTCTGTAACCTTTactgcttcttcaaaccTCCCTATCTCTGCTGGTCTCGGATCGTCAGCCGCATACTCCACTTGTGTCGCGGcgtctttccttctcgctCGTCAGCACCTCACCATTCCTTCGGCCGATCGCCTTCCCAAGGAAGACACTGACTTGGTCGATGGATGGGCCTTTTTGGCCGAAAAGGTTTTGCACGGAAACCCTAGTGGTATCGATAACGCCGTCTCTGTCAGAGGTGGGGCTGTTGCTTTCACCAGATCTGTTGGCGGCAAGCAGGGCGGTATGGATGGTCTTTTTGG GTTTTCCTCTGTCCGATTACTCTTGACCAATACTCTTATCCCCAGAGACACCAAGACTTTGGTTGCCGGTGTTTCCGCAAAGCGGCTCGCTGAACCTCAGGCCGTTAACTCGATTCTCGATTCTATCCAAGCCATTTCTGATGAAGCACGTTCCTTGCTCGGCGGCGGCAAGCCTGTGGAACGCTTTATCCTCGTCAAGCGTCTTGAGGCTCTCATCAAGGAGAACCATGAATACTTAGTGAAGCTCGGAGTGTCGCATCCTTCTTTGGAAATGATCGTGGCAGCTACCGCCCAGGCACCTTTCGAGTTAGCCACCAAGTTGACCGGTGCTGGTGGCGGCGGATGTGCTCTTACTCTTATTCCGGATG CTTTCCCTGAATCCTCCCTCAACGAGCTCATCCAAACCCTCGAAGGCCATGGCTTCCAACCGCACCTCACCACATTGGGCGGCCCTGGTCTCGGTGTCCTCACGATCCCCTCCAAGCTTGGTCAAGCCTCTGACCAACTTCGAGATGCTGTGAGGACGCATGATGAGGGTGAAGGCATGGTTGTGCCGAAGAGAGCTGGTCTTAGAGAAGCTGATAAGGAAGGTTTGCACGCATGGGCGGAAAGGTTGGGTAGATGGGTTTATGCTTAA